A DNA window from Ranitomeya imitator isolate aRanImi1 chromosome 2, aRanImi1.pri, whole genome shotgun sequence contains the following coding sequences:
- the LOC138667674 gene encoding uncharacterized protein isoform X2, translated as MEAPHQEALMHAPDSTTLQVINLSEHVLTSMELSVLQRGLSFVPTHIADKFTLIKDLYLFCRKLTFQVMHRRPDILQTMPIDERQTFQDLLELLEENEPSSHRKRFPHRNKSLRTPSFSLVPAIKIFFEVVKRDIMAMPIRVSGPSNLNIEERRALTALQNNKNFTIKEANKGGNVVLWSTQLYETEAKRQLSNVQYYQKLPSDPTSIFLPKYEQLLCRALQRDIISSQEKQYLWVANPVTATFYMLPKIHKDSTRPPGRPIVSSIGSMCEKAMTPPFWTCEYSHMNNIWRLISSESPRQQTRFWNFPASTLGTQSLPKSKGAGSEVALILQEARQGGTDQIYNRF; from the exons ATGGAGGCCCCCCACCAAGAAGCATTGATGCATGCACCTGATTCTACAACATTACAGGTTATAAATCTTTCTGAACACGTTCTTACATCTATGGAGTTATCCGTACTCCAGAGGGGTTTGTCCTTTGTCCCCACTCATATTGCGGATAAATTTACTCTTATTAaagatttgtatttgttttgcagaAAGTTAACCTTCCAGGTCATGCACAGGAGACCCGATATTTTACAGACTATGCCCATTGATGAACGTCAGACTTTTCAAGATCTACTGGAACTACTAGAGGAGAATGAACCAAGCTCACACAGAAAGAGGTTTCCACATCGGAATAAATCCCTCAGAACGCCCTCCTTTTCTCTGGTGCCGGCCATTAAGATATTTTTTGAGGTGGTTAAGAGGGACATCATGGCTATGCCTATTCGGGTAAGTGGTCCATCCAATCTAAATATAGAGGAAAGACGTGCCCTTACTGCTTTGCAGAATAATAAGAACTTCACCATCAAAGAGGCAaataaagggggtaatgtggtctTGTGGTCAACTCAACTCTATGAAACCGAGGCCAAACGTCAGCTGAGTAATGTACAATACTACCAGAAGCTCCCCTCTGACCCTACCTCTATCTTTCTTCCAAAATATGAACAACTACTCTGCAGAGCTCTACAGCGGGATATCATCTCTTCGCAGGAGAAACAATATCTTTGGGTGGCCAATCCGGTcacggcaacattttatatgttgccgaagATTCATAAGGACAGCACTAGACCCCCCGGCAGACCCATCGTGTCCAGTATTGGCAGCATGTGCGAGAAGGCAA TGACACCACCTTTCTGGACTTGCGAGTATTCCCACATGAACAACATCTGGCGACTGATCTCTTCAGAAAGCCCACGGCAACAAACGCGCTTTTGGAATTTTCCAGCTTCCACCCTTGGCACACAAAG CCTACCAAAGAGCAAAGGCGCAGGATCAGAGGTCGCTCTTATCCTCCAAGAGGCAAGACAAGGAGGCACAGACCAGATTTATAACCGATTTTAA
- the LOC138667674 gene encoding uncharacterized protein isoform X1: MEAPHQEALMHAPDSTTLQVINLSEHVLTSMELSVLQRGLSFVPTHIADKFTLIKDLYLFCRKLTFQVMHRRPDILQTMPIDERQTFQDLLELLEENEPSSHRKRFPHRNKSLRTPSFSLVPAIKIFFEVVKRDIMAMPIRVSGPSNLNIEERRALTALQNNKNFTIKEANKGGNVVLWSTQLYETEAKRQLSNVQYYQKLPSDPTSIFLPKYEQLLCRALQRDIISSQEKQYLWVANPVTATFYMLPKIHKDSTRPPGRPIVSSIGSMCEKAMTPPFWTCEYSHMNNIWRLISSESPRQQTRFWNFPASTLGTQRWVFPLDSFYALDVTVPSIPTLRSRLVNFRTAFDIGVTLSVLFPQPTKEQRRRIRGRSYPPRGKTRRHRPDL; encoded by the exons ATGGAGGCCCCCCACCAAGAAGCATTGATGCATGCACCTGATTCTACAACATTACAGGTTATAAATCTTTCTGAACACGTTCTTACATCTATGGAGTTATCCGTACTCCAGAGGGGTTTGTCCTTTGTCCCCACTCATATTGCGGATAAATTTACTCTTATTAaagatttgtatttgttttgcagaAAGTTAACCTTCCAGGTCATGCACAGGAGACCCGATATTTTACAGACTATGCCCATTGATGAACGTCAGACTTTTCAAGATCTACTGGAACTACTAGAGGAGAATGAACCAAGCTCACACAGAAAGAGGTTTCCACATCGGAATAAATCCCTCAGAACGCCCTCCTTTTCTCTGGTGCCGGCCATTAAGATATTTTTTGAGGTGGTTAAGAGGGACATCATGGCTATGCCTATTCGGGTAAGTGGTCCATCCAATCTAAATATAGAGGAAAGACGTGCCCTTACTGCTTTGCAGAATAATAAGAACTTCACCATCAAAGAGGCAaataaagggggtaatgtggtctTGTGGTCAACTCAACTCTATGAAACCGAGGCCAAACGTCAGCTGAGTAATGTACAATACTACCAGAAGCTCCCCTCTGACCCTACCTCTATCTTTCTTCCAAAATATGAACAACTACTCTGCAGAGCTCTACAGCGGGATATCATCTCTTCGCAGGAGAAACAATATCTTTGGGTGGCCAATCCGGTcacggcaacattttatatgttgccgaagATTCATAAGGACAGCACTAGACCCCCCGGCAGACCCATCGTGTCCAGTATTGGCAGCATGTGCGAGAAGGCAA TGACACCACCTTTCTGGACTTGCGAGTATTCCCACATGAACAACATCTGGCGACTGATCTCTTCAGAAAGCCCACGGCAACAAACGCGCTTTTGGAATTTTCCAGCTTCCACCCTTGGCACACAAAGGTGGGTGTTCCCACTGGACAGTTTCTACGCATTAGACGTAACTGTACCCTCGATACCGACTTTACGATCCAGGCTCGTGAACTTTCGGACCGCTTTCGACATAGGGGTTACCCTAAGCGTGTTATTTCCACAGCCTACCAAAGAGCAAAGGCGCAGGATCAGAGGTCGCTCTTATCCTCCAAGAGGCAAGACAAGGAGGCACAGACCAGATTTATAA